From Lytechinus variegatus isolate NC3 chromosome 16, Lvar_3.0, whole genome shotgun sequence, the proteins below share one genomic window:
- the LOC121429858 gene encoding thialysine N-epsilon-acetyltransferase-like, giving the protein MESGKSSKISGIINTVSHLVLKDKRAVEMGKDHTDKIENCSKPKPMVRYVIRRGKVDDCSQISVLMRKLAESEDYGDRVEVSEDDLRRDGFGDYPVFESIVLEDKEANEESSILGYALYFMGFCSWKGRLLYLEDVYVNSEYRGTGLGISLLHTIAKISEERGCKAVQGTVVEWNKDVMKLYKRIGATDMTEEDKYHLFAIGKTEVSRFAKARIPVLNNGSQIATCDL; this is encoded by the exons ATGGAGAGTGGAAAGTCTTCAAAAATATCTGGAATTATCAATACTGTTTCTCATCTTGTTCTGAAGGATAAACGAGCGGTCGAGATGGGCAAAGATCATACTGATAAGATTGAG AATTGTTCAAAGCCCAAGCCTATGGTACGCTATGTGATACGCCGAGGAAAGGTTGACGACTGTTCTCAGATCTCAGTACTTATGAGGAAACTCGCAGAGAGTGAAGACTATGGAGATCGGGTAGAAGTCTCTGAAGATG ATCTCCGTCGAGATGGGTTTGGTGATTACCCGGTGTTCGAGAGCATCGTCTTAGAAGACAAAGAGGCCAACGAGGAATCGTCCATCTTGGGTTATGCCCTCTATTTCATGGGCTTCTGCTCATGGAAGGGACGTCTTCTCTATCTGGAAGATGTGTACGTCAATTCTGAATACAGAG GAACTGGTCTCGGAATTTCCCTTCTCCACACAATAGCCAAG ATTTCTGAGGAGAGAGGATGTAAAGCTGTACAGGGTACCGTCGTTGAATGGAACAAGGATGTCATGAAGCTGTATAAACGGATAGGCGCCACGGATATGACCGAAGAGGACAAATATCACCTATTTGCCATCGGCAAAACCGAGGTTAGCCGGTTCGCCAAGGCCCGGATCCCTGTCTTAAATAACGGATCACAAATTGCGACGTGTGATTTGTGA